One Drosophila virilis strain 15010-1051.87 chromosome 5, Dvir_AGI_RSII-ME, whole genome shotgun sequence DNA window includes the following coding sequences:
- the Cpr50Cb gene encoding pro-resilin, whose protein sequence is MMSFKSFVLLSLSLAAITAYTYAQVAPGSNAYLPPTKNGYDYPEPNQPFKPGTPGRPTPGTGPRPPPSPPRIPGQPADDHVHVPGMPFDFEYAVQDPETANDYAHKASSDGDVVTGEYRVQLPDGRTQVVRYTADWKTGYHADVSYEGEAQFPQGPAAGGRGGGGGGGAGGYKY, encoded by the exons agTTTATCACTTGCTGCCATCACTGCCTACACTTACGCCCAGGTAGCGCCAGGCTCGAATGCGTATTTGCCGCCCACCAAAAACGGATATGACTATCCAGAGCCCAATCAGCCATTC AAACCCGGCACACCAGGTAGACCTACGCCCGGTACCGGTCCACGTCCACCACCATCTCCCCCACGCATTCCCGGTCAACCCGCCGAC GATCATGTGCACGTGCCCGGCATGCCATTCGACTTTGAGTACGCTGTCCAGGATCCGGAGACGGCCAATGACTATGCGCACAAGGCATCCAGTGACGGCGATGTGGTAACCGGCGAGTATCGAGTCCAGCTGCCCGACGGACGCACTCAGGTGGTGCGCTACACGGCCGACTGGAAGACTGGCTACCATGCGGATGTCAGTTACGAGGGAGAGGCCCAGTTCCCGCAGGGACCAGCTGCTGGTGGAcgcggtggtggcggcggcggtggcgccGGTGGCTACAAGTACTAG